From a single Falco naumanni isolate bFalNau1 chromosome 17, bFalNau1.pat, whole genome shotgun sequence genomic region:
- the TAF8 gene encoding transcription initiation factor TFIID subunit 8: MADTASGGSSTRSGSKHATTPADNYYLARRRTLQVVVSSLLTEAGFESAEKAAVETLTEMLQSYISEIGRSAKSYCEHTARTQPTLSDIVVTLVEMGFNVETLPAYAKRSQRMVITAPPVTNQPVTPKALTAGQNKPHPSHIPGHFPEFPDPHTYIKTPTYREPVSDYQVLREKAASQRRDVERALTRFMAKTGETQSLFKDDVSTFPLIAARPFTVPYLTALLPSELEMQQMEETDSSEQDDQTDTENLPLHMSTDDSGPEKENASVLQQNTSLSGSRNGEENVIDNPYLRPVKKPKIRRKK, encoded by the exons ATGGCCGACACAGCGTCCGGTGGCTCCAGCACG AGGTCGGGCAGCAAGCATGCCACCACGCCGGCTGATAACTACTACCTGGCTCGGAGGAGGACGCTGCAGGTGGTGGTCAGCTCCTTGCTCACCGAAGCCGGCTTCGAGAGCGCTGAGAAGGCCGCGGTGGAGACGCTGACGGAGATGTTACAAAGCT atatttctgaaattgGAAGGAGTGCAAAGTCCTACTGTGAACATACAGCCAGGACGCAGCCTACACTCTCTGATATAGTGGTTACTCTCGTGGAAATGG ggTTCAATGTTGAAACGCTTCCTGCGTATGCCAAGCGCTCCCAGAGGATGGTCATCACGGCCC CTCCTGTGACAAACCAGCCTGTGACTCCCAAAGCCCTGACAGCTGGACAGAACAAGCCACATCCATCCCACATTCCTGGCCATTTTCCCGAGTTTCCAGATCCTCACACTTACATCAAGACACCA ACATACCGGGAGCCAGTATCTGATTATCAAGTCCTACGGGAAAAGGCAGCATCTCAACGGCGCGATGTAGAAAGAGCTCTCACACGTTTCATGGCTAAGACAGGAGAAACCCAGAGTCTTTTCAAAGATGATGTTAGCACTTTCCCAC TGATTGCTGCCAGGCCTTTCACCGTACCCTACCTGACTGCTCTTCTCCCCTCTGAGCTGGAAATGCAGCAAATGGAAGAAACAGATTCATCTGAGCAAGACGAccagacagacactgagaaCCTTCCCCTGCACATGAGCACG GATGATTCAGGACCTGAAAAGGAGAACGCTTCAGTGTTACAGCAGAACACATCCCTGTCAGGCAGTCGGAACGGGGAGGAAAATGTGATAGACAATCCCTACCTCCGGCCAGTGAAAAAGCCCAAGATCCGCAGAAAGAAGTGA